A DNA window from Daucus carota subsp. sativus chromosome 3, DH1 v3.0, whole genome shotgun sequence contains the following coding sequences:
- the LOC135151374 gene encoding uncharacterized protein LOC135151374 has protein sequence MKFNRHLQSIRVAEKITQRVEGQLSKSQKEFLLRQQMRACLVEAFNDFIDAACLVEAPLVNSEYTWFGPFNKKARLDRALLSTDWFSLGDWVLAGLNRKTSDHSPVLLKNSAFDWGPRPFRFFNSWLESKDLIHQMRSAWNCNKQASIQHKFKSIRWVARDWNKHKLGNIDKRILEAEKQRDQLDNYIGSPSITSSVAPELDKLAIAKRQAFNSIKKIKYDDIIHESPPRIKQVFFEHFKNFLGEVHEEEIFTMGDLFSKKLSIIQSNQLVEKFSLEEVEIALHSTDKTKAPGPDGLNAGVISSLWPWIKSEVMAFFHEFHASGKIPDGSNSSFIALIPKKLDPILPSDFRLLGPIRRRRGG, from the exons atgaaatttaatCGGCATTTGCAGTCGATTCGTGTAGCAGAGAAGATTACACAAAGGGTTGAGGGGCAGTTATCTAAATCACAGAAAGAATTCCTTCTGCGTCAGCAGATGAGGGCTTGTCTTGTTGAAGCTTTCAATGATTTCATAGATGCAGCTTGTCTTGTTGAAGCACCGTTGGTAAACTCTGAGTACACTTGGTTTGGCCCTTTTAATAAGAAAGCACGCCTAGACAGAGCTCTTCTGTCCACTGACTGGTTTAGTCTTGGTGATTGGGTTCTGGCTGGACTAAACAGGAAAACGTCGGATCACTCCCCTGTATTGCTAAAAAATTCAGCTTTTGATTGGGGTCCGCGTCCTTTCCGTTTCTTCAATAGCTGGCTAGAAAGTAAGGACCTTATACATCAGATGCGTTCTGCTTGGAATTGCAACAAACAAGCTTCCATTCAGCATAAATTCAAATCTATTAGATGGGTGGCAAGGGACTGGAACAAGCACAAATTGGGAAACATAGATAAAAGAATTCTGGAAGCGGAGAAACAGAGGGATCAGCTAGACAACTATATCGGTTCTCCTTCTATTACTTCAAGCGTTGCACCGGAATTAGATAAATT GGCTATAGCCAAGAGGCAAGCGTTCAACTCCATAAAGAAAATCAAATATGACGACATAATCCATGAATCACCGCCCCGAATTAAACAGGTATTTTTTGAGCACTTCAAAAATTTCCTGGGTGAAGTACATGAAGAAGAGATCTTTACCATGGGGGACCTTTTCAGCAAGAAATTATCAATCATCCAGAGCAACCAGTTGGTAGAGAAGTTCAGCTTAGAGGAGGTTGAGATTGCTTTACACAGTACGGACAAGACCAAAGCGCCAGGTCCTGACGGGCTAAATGCAGGGGTCATTTCCTCTCTGTGGCCGTGGATCAAAAGCGAAGTCATGGCATTCTTTCATGAGTTCCACGCTTCTGGTAAAATTCCCGATGGTAGTAACTCATCATTCATAGCACTAATTCCGAAAAAGCTTGATCCTATATTGCCTTCGGACTTTAgactgttaggtccaatcagacgtagaagggggggttga